The following proteins are co-located in the Rhodococcus opacus B4 genome:
- a CDS encoding proline--tRNA ligase: MITRLSHLFLRTLRDDPADAEVPSHKLLVRAGYVRRIAPGVYSWLPLGLRVLREVERVVREEMNGIGAQEISLPALLPREPYEASNRWTEYGEGLFRLKDRKGGDYLLGPTHEELFALTVKGEYNSYKDFPVTLYQVQTKYRDEERPRAGILRGREFVMKDSYSFDLTDEGLTESYRAHRDAYERIFARLGVKYVIVSATSGAMGGSASEEFLAESEIGEDTYVRCLESGYAANVEAVKTLAPEPIPFDGLPAAKVYDTPDTPTIATLVAWANEADLGRTVTAADTLKNLLVKVRQPGGKWELLAIGVPGDREVDDKRLGASLEPAEFELLTEADFEANPFLVKGYVGPKALQANGVRYLVDPRIVDGTSWITGADEKGRHVVGLVAGRDFVPDGTIEAAEVRGGDPSPDGAGELVAARGIEIGHVFQLGRKYTDVFSVDVLGENGKPVRPTMGSYGVGVSRLVAVIAEQHHDDKGLRWPAEVSPADVHVVIANKDDTAREGAEGLAADLDKAGLEVILDDRKASPGVKFKDSELLGVPLVVVVGRGWGEGKVEVRDRFTGESREVAAESALSEIVKTVRG; encoded by the coding sequence GTGATTACCCGCCTGTCCCACCTGTTCCTCCGCACGCTGCGCGACGACCCCGCCGACGCCGAGGTCCCCAGCCACAAGCTGCTGGTCCGCGCCGGTTATGTGCGTCGAATCGCGCCCGGTGTCTACTCGTGGCTGCCGCTGGGTCTGCGCGTGCTGCGCGAGGTCGAGCGGGTGGTGCGGGAAGAGATGAACGGGATCGGTGCGCAGGAGATCTCCCTGCCCGCACTGCTGCCGCGGGAACCGTACGAGGCGTCCAACCGCTGGACCGAGTACGGCGAGGGTCTGTTCCGCCTGAAGGACCGCAAGGGCGGCGACTACCTGCTCGGCCCCACTCACGAGGAACTGTTCGCCTTGACCGTCAAGGGCGAGTACAACTCGTACAAGGATTTCCCCGTCACGCTGTACCAGGTGCAGACCAAGTACCGCGACGAGGAGCGCCCGCGGGCGGGCATTCTGCGCGGCCGCGAGTTCGTGATGAAGGATTCGTACTCCTTCGACCTCACCGACGAGGGGCTGACCGAGTCGTACCGGGCGCACCGCGACGCGTACGAGCGGATCTTCGCCCGGCTCGGCGTCAAGTACGTGATCGTGTCGGCGACGTCCGGTGCGATGGGCGGCAGCGCCTCGGAGGAGTTCCTCGCCGAGAGCGAGATCGGTGAGGACACCTACGTCCGCTGCCTCGAGTCCGGCTACGCGGCCAACGTGGAGGCCGTGAAGACGCTGGCTCCCGAACCCATTCCGTTCGACGGACTGCCTGCCGCGAAGGTGTACGACACGCCGGACACCCCCACGATCGCGACGCTCGTCGCGTGGGCGAACGAGGCCGACCTGGGCCGGACCGTCACCGCCGCGGACACGCTGAAGAACCTCCTCGTCAAGGTCCGCCAGCCCGGCGGGAAGTGGGAACTGCTCGCCATCGGTGTTCCCGGCGACCGCGAGGTGGACGACAAGCGCCTCGGCGCCTCGCTCGAGCCCGCGGAGTTCGAACTCCTCACCGAAGCGGACTTCGAGGCCAATCCGTTCCTGGTCAAGGGCTACGTCGGACCGAAGGCGCTGCAGGCCAACGGCGTCCGGTACCTCGTCGATCCCCGCATCGTCGACGGCACCAGCTGGATCACCGGAGCCGACGAGAAGGGCAGGCACGTGGTCGGGCTCGTCGCGGGCCGCGATTTCGTCCCGGACGGCACCATCGAGGCCGCCGAGGTCCGCGGCGGCGACCCGTCACCCGACGGCGCCGGTGAACTCGTCGCGGCCCGGGGCATCGAGATCGGTCACGTCTTCCAGCTGGGCCGCAAGTACACCGACGTGTTCTCCGTGGACGTGCTCGGCGAGAACGGCAAGCCGGTCCGGCCCACCATGGGGTCCTATGGTGTCGGCGTCTCCCGCCTCGTCGCGGTGATCGCGGAACAGCATCACGACGACAAGGGCCTGCGCTGGCCTGCCGAGGTGTCGCCCGCCGACGTGCACGTGGTGATCGCGAACAAGGACGACACTGCCCGGGAGGGCGCCGAGGGGCTCGCGGCCGACCTCGACAAGGCCGGTCTCGAGGTCATCCTCGACGATCGCAAGGCGTCGCCGGGTGTGAAGTTCAAGGACTCCGAACTGCTCGGTGTCCCGCTGGTCGTGGTTGTCGGCCGCGGCTGGGGCGAGGGCAAGGTGGAGGTGCGGGACCGCTTCACCGGCGAGAGCCGCGAGGTGGCCGCCGAGTCGGCGCTGAGCGAGATCGTCAAGACCGTCAGGGGCTGA
- a CDS encoding response regulator has translation MYEVLVVDDDFMVAEIHRRFVDKTPGFTTVGVARTAAEALESVRTGNPDLVLLDVYLPDMSGLDVLQRLRAEGNAVGVIMITAAREIDTVSRALHGGASDYLVKPFDYTQLQEKLENFRRRARALESQSGADQSLIDSLFGGKGKNPEPSRLPKGLSAETGRLVLDILRSKGELSSTECAELAGLSRVSVRRYLEHYLSEGRLEVRLEYGGAGRPVRRYRPAPR, from the coding sequence ATGTATGAGGTCCTGGTCGTCGACGACGACTTCATGGTCGCGGAGATCCACCGCCGATTCGTCGACAAGACACCGGGGTTCACCACCGTCGGGGTGGCGCGGACCGCCGCGGAGGCGCTCGAATCGGTGCGCACCGGAAACCCCGACCTCGTGCTCCTGGACGTGTACCTGCCGGACATGTCCGGTCTCGACGTCCTGCAGCGACTGCGCGCCGAGGGCAACGCCGTCGGCGTCATCATGATCACCGCCGCCCGGGAGATCGACACCGTCAGCCGCGCACTGCACGGCGGCGCCTCCGACTATCTGGTCAAGCCGTTCGACTACACGCAGCTGCAGGAGAAACTCGAGAACTTCCGGCGACGCGCCCGCGCCCTCGAATCACAGTCCGGCGCAGACCAATCACTGATCGACTCCCTGTTCGGGGGCAAGGGCAAGAACCCGGAACCGAGCCGGCTCCCGAAGGGGCTCAGCGCCGAAACCGGCCGCCTCGTGCTCGACATCCTGCGATCGAAGGGCGAACTGTCGTCGACCGAATGCGCCGAACTCGCCGGACTGTCCCGGGTCAGTGTGCGCCGCTACCTCGAGCACTACCTGTCCGAGGGGCGGCTGGAGGTCCGGCTGGAATACGGGGGCGCGGGCAGGCCCGTGCGCCGCTACCGTCCCGCCCCCCGCTGA
- a CDS encoding tripartite tricarboxylate transporter permease — translation MDNLNWLLQGFEQAATPMNLLYACIGVLLGTAVGVLPGIGPAMTVALLLPVTYNVSPSAAFIMFAGIYYGGMYGGSTTSILLNTPGESSSVITAIEGNKMARAGRAAQALATAAIGSFVAGSIGTMLLVLFAPAVSSFAVTLGAPSYLAIMLLALVAVTAVLGTSKLRGCISLLLGLAIGLVGIDFLTGQPRATFGIPQLSDGIDIVVVAVAVFALGEALWVAAHLRRKPAEVIPVGRPWMGKSDWKRSWKPWLRGTAYGFPFGALPAGGAELPTFLSYITEKKLSKHKDEFGKGAIEGVAGPEAANNASAAGTLVPMLSLGLPTNATAAVMLTAFVSYGIQPGPTLFEKEPLLIWTLIASLFIGNFLLLVLNLPLAPLWAKLLRTPRPYLYAGILFFAALGAFAVNLQWLDLALLLTFGLLGLMMRRFGLPVLPLIIGVILGPRIERQLRQSLQLGGGDWGSLFTEPVAIIVYIVIAMLLVAPLVAKVVRAHYPVAAPDFPDGPAGGDATDTREKAHA, via the coding sequence ATGGACAATCTGAACTGGCTCCTGCAGGGGTTCGAGCAGGCAGCCACCCCCATGAACCTGCTCTACGCCTGCATCGGCGTCCTGCTCGGCACCGCGGTCGGTGTGCTCCCGGGCATCGGACCGGCCATGACCGTCGCCCTGCTGCTCCCCGTCACCTACAACGTCAGCCCGAGCGCCGCGTTCATCATGTTCGCCGGCATCTACTACGGCGGCATGTACGGCGGGTCGACGACGTCGATCCTGCTGAACACGCCGGGCGAGTCGTCCTCGGTGATCACGGCGATCGAAGGCAACAAGATGGCCAGAGCCGGCAGGGCCGCGCAGGCCCTGGCGACCGCCGCGATCGGGTCGTTCGTCGCCGGGTCCATCGGCACGATGCTCCTGGTGCTGTTCGCGCCTGCCGTCTCGAGTTTCGCGGTCACCCTCGGTGCGCCGTCCTACCTCGCGATCATGCTGCTCGCCCTCGTCGCCGTCACCGCGGTCCTCGGCACCTCCAAACTCCGCGGATGCATCTCCCTGCTCCTCGGTCTCGCGATCGGGCTGGTCGGCATCGACTTCCTCACCGGCCAGCCGCGTGCCACGTTCGGCATCCCGCAGTTGTCGGACGGGATCGACATCGTCGTCGTCGCGGTCGCCGTGTTCGCGCTCGGTGAGGCCCTCTGGGTCGCCGCGCACCTCCGCCGCAAACCGGCCGAGGTCATCCCCGTCGGCAGGCCCTGGATGGGCAAGAGCGACTGGAAGCGTTCGTGGAAGCCGTGGCTGCGGGGTACCGCCTACGGGTTCCCGTTCGGTGCGCTGCCCGCGGGCGGCGCCGAGCTGCCCACGTTCCTCTCTTACATCACCGAGAAGAAGCTGTCGAAGCACAAGGACGAATTCGGCAAGGGCGCCATCGAGGGTGTCGCAGGCCCCGAGGCCGCCAACAACGCGTCGGCCGCGGGCACACTCGTGCCGATGCTCTCGCTGGGTCTGCCGACCAACGCCACGGCCGCGGTCATGCTGACGGCCTTCGTGTCGTACGGGATCCAGCCGGGACCGACCCTGTTCGAGAAGGAACCGCTGCTGATCTGGACGCTGATCGCCAGCCTGTTCATCGGCAATTTCCTGCTGCTGGTGCTCAACCTTCCGCTCGCGCCGCTGTGGGCGAAGCTGCTCCGCACCCCGCGCCCCTACCTGTACGCGGGCATCCTGTTCTTCGCCGCCCTGGGCGCGTTCGCCGTCAACCTCCAATGGCTCGACCTGGCGCTGCTGCTGACGTTCGGGTTGCTGGGTCTGATGATGCGGAGGTTCGGGCTGCCGGTGCTGCCGTTGATCATCGGCGTCATCCTCGGGCCGCGCATCGAACGGCAACTGCGGCAGAGCTTGCAACTCGGCGGCGGCGACTGGGGCAGCCTGTTCACCGAGCCCGTCGCGATCATCGTCTACATCGTGATCGCCATGCTCCTCGTCGCACCCCTCGTCGCCAAGGTCGTCCGCGCGCACTACCCCGTCGCGGCACCCGATTTCCCGGACGGACCGGCCGGCGGCGACGCCACCGACACCAGAGAGAAGGCACACGCATGA
- a CDS encoding universal stress protein, with translation MIVVGYTPDQFGGAALEHGVAEAQLRGTSLLVINSSKGDSLADQAFADNAHLQELEGKLAASGIDHEVRQIVGDETVDVILEAMTAPNAELLVIGIRDRTPVGKLLMGSTAQRLLLSCRKPVLAVKPA, from the coding sequence ATGATCGTCGTCGGATACACCCCCGACCAGTTCGGAGGGGCGGCCCTCGAACACGGCGTCGCGGAGGCGCAGCTGCGCGGAACGTCGCTGCTGGTGATCAACTCGTCGAAGGGCGACTCCCTCGCCGATCAGGCGTTCGCCGACAACGCGCACCTGCAGGAACTCGAAGGCAAACTGGCCGCGAGCGGGATCGACCACGAGGTCCGGCAGATCGTCGGAGACGAGACCGTCGACGTGATCCTCGAGGCGATGACGGCGCCGAACGCGGAACTGCTCGTGATCGGCATCCGCGACCGCACCCCCGTCGGGAAACTGCTGATGGGCAGCACCGCCCAGCGCCTGCTGCTGTCCTGCCGGAAACCGGTCCTGGCCGTCAAGCCTGCCTGA
- a CDS encoding trypsin-like serine peptidase codes for MVTPTRTFGTTAAALALLLAAGAPATAASAAADARVGPLFLAGTPIHVCTGSVLDSTDGDLVLTAAHCIAGSGGALSFAPGYDRGVAPFGLWTVSQIYVDPAWLEAQNPRHDYAVLRVAPSGTTVPASVESVVGGGFELAPAPATETTVAVTGYPTLGDGPVSCTAATTSTDSYPTVVCAGLGDGRSGGPWVAGSRVVALVGGLDHGGCTDSVSYSPAFGAATLDLLRRAESRGTGDSTPFALPGTCTRS; via the coding sequence GTGGTCACGCCCACCCGCACGTTCGGCACGACAGCAGCCGCGTTGGCCCTGCTGCTGGCTGCCGGGGCTCCGGCCACCGCCGCGTCCGCCGCGGCGGACGCACGCGTCGGTCCGCTGTTCCTGGCCGGGACGCCGATCCACGTCTGCACCGGATCGGTACTGGACAGCACGGACGGCGACCTCGTGCTCACCGCCGCGCACTGCATCGCAGGGTCCGGCGGCGCCCTGTCGTTCGCGCCCGGATACGACCGCGGAGTCGCCCCGTTCGGACTGTGGACGGTGTCCCAGATCTACGTCGATCCCGCCTGGCTGGAGGCGCAGAACCCCCGGCACGACTACGCCGTCCTCCGGGTGGCGCCGAGTGGAACCACCGTTCCCGCTTCCGTCGAATCGGTCGTGGGTGGTGGCTTCGAACTGGCGCCTGCCCCGGCAACCGAGACCACGGTGGCGGTCACCGGCTACCCGACGCTGGGCGACGGTCCGGTGTCGTGCACTGCCGCGACCACGTCGACGGACAGCTATCCGACGGTGGTCTGCGCCGGTCTCGGTGACGGAAGGAGTGGGGGCCCGTGGGTGGCGGGTTCGCGGGTCGTCGCGCTCGTCGGTGGCCTCGACCACGGCGGGTGCACCGACTCGGTCTCGTACTCGCCGGCCTTCGGCGCCGCCACGCTCGACCTGCTGCGGCGCGCGGAGAGCCGCGGCACGGGCGATTCGACACCGTTCGCGCTGCCCGGCACGTGCACCCGATCCTGA
- a CDS encoding sensor histidine kinase yields MRTKWNLSSLWSPLHPRVRSLAGQVLLLQLVVVAVVLLAVAAVSVHQSTVEFRDLQGQRMIAVAENVASTPVVRDQLSDRSVERVLAPEVDRAVNLSGATLAEIVAPNGAVTVSSDPTRLGAPAELGASDVMTGRAWSGDVDVDGRRAIVGHVPILSATGDVLAVVSVSDDYPSIWDLLSSAGARLLLYLGIGAGLGLLGSWLLSRRIKTHTRGLEIAEIASLADHREALLHSIREGVVAVNPDGVITVLNDSAQELLDLTDDAVGRHVDDVALDPAVRQYLLNGEDGRDVVLSTSSRMLALSRRAATSQGHKIGTVTTMRDSTELASMQSQLSSHKSVTDTLRAQTHEFANQLHTISGLTQLGDYDAVTEFVGTLTRRRAEISDAVTQRISDPAVAALLIAKTSLAAETGVSLTLEPDSHLHALDPELATDVITVLGNLIDNAVDVSEGGRDARISIRITDDDGILIEVSDSGPGVPEPMREEIFSRGVTSKPGTPGGRGIGLALVRLVSSQHGGSAAVSDAPGTGGALFTVHVPRS; encoded by the coding sequence ATGAGAACGAAATGGAACTTAAGTTCATTGTGGTCACCACTTCACCCCCGCGTCCGTAGCCTCGCGGGCCAGGTCCTGCTCCTCCAGCTCGTCGTCGTCGCCGTCGTGCTGCTCGCGGTGGCCGCGGTGTCGGTCCACCAGTCGACCGTGGAATTCCGCGACCTCCAGGGGCAGCGCATGATCGCGGTGGCCGAGAACGTGGCGTCGACACCGGTGGTCCGCGACCAGCTGTCGGACCGCTCGGTCGAACGGGTGCTGGCGCCGGAGGTCGATCGCGCCGTCAACCTGTCGGGCGCCACGCTCGCCGAGATCGTCGCACCGAACGGGGCGGTCACCGTGTCCTCGGATCCGACCCGGCTCGGGGCTCCCGCCGAACTGGGCGCCAGCGACGTGATGACCGGACGCGCCTGGTCGGGCGACGTGGACGTCGACGGGCGCCGCGCCATCGTCGGGCACGTCCCGATACTGTCCGCCACCGGGGACGTCCTCGCGGTCGTGTCCGTCAGCGACGACTACCCGTCCATCTGGGACCTGCTCAGCAGTGCGGGGGCGCGCCTGCTCCTGTATCTCGGAATCGGTGCCGGTCTGGGGCTTCTCGGCTCGTGGCTGCTGTCCCGCCGGATCAAGACCCACACCCGCGGGCTCGAAATCGCCGAGATCGCAAGCCTCGCCGACCATCGCGAGGCCCTGCTGCACAGCATCCGCGAGGGCGTGGTCGCGGTGAACCCCGACGGCGTGATCACCGTGCTCAACGACAGCGCCCAGGAACTGCTCGACCTCACCGACGACGCCGTCGGCAGGCACGTCGACGACGTCGCGCTCGACCCCGCCGTCCGGCAGTACCTCCTCAACGGGGAGGACGGCCGGGACGTGGTGCTGTCGACGTCGTCGCGGATGCTCGCCCTGAGCCGCCGCGCCGCGACCAGTCAGGGCCACAAGATCGGCACCGTCACCACGATGCGCGACAGCACCGAACTGGCGTCGATGCAGAGCCAGCTGTCGTCGCACAAGAGTGTCACCGACACCCTCCGGGCGCAGACCCACGAGTTCGCCAACCAGCTGCACACGATTTCGGGACTGACACAGCTCGGCGACTACGACGCCGTCACCGAGTTCGTCGGCACCCTCACCCGCCGCCGGGCGGAAATCAGTGACGCTGTCACACAACGTATCTCGGATCCCGCCGTGGCCGCGCTGCTGATCGCGAAGACGTCGCTCGCCGCCGAGACCGGAGTGTCGCTGACACTGGAACCGGATTCGCACCTGCACGCCCTCGACCCCGAACTCGCCACCGACGTGATCACCGTGCTCGGCAACCTCATCGACAACGCCGTCGACGTGTCCGAGGGCGGCCGGGACGCGCGGATCTCGATCCGGATCACCGACGACGACGGCATTCTCATCGAGGTCTCCGATTCCGGCCCCGGAGTGCCCGAGCCGATGCGGGAGGAGATCTTCTCCCGCGGAGTCACGTCGAAGCCCGGCACACCCGGTGGCCGCGGAATCGGGCTCGCCCTGGTCCGCCTCGTCAGCTCCCAGCACGGCGGGTCCGCGGCCGTCTCGGACGCACCCGGCACCGGCGGTGCCTTGTTCACCGTCCACGTGCCGCGTAGCTAG
- a CDS encoding glyoxalase superfamily protein has translation MDYKIELIILPVSDVNRAKAFYADQVGFVVDHDHRVDENVRFVQLTPPGSACSIAVGEGLVDTPPGSVHGLQIVIDDADAAHAELSARGVPVSEVQDLAWGRFVYFADPDGNEWALQQLPQRG, from the coding sequence ATGGACTACAAAATCGAGCTGATCATTCTGCCGGTGTCCGACGTGAACCGGGCCAAGGCGTTCTACGCCGACCAGGTCGGCTTCGTCGTCGACCACGATCACCGCGTGGACGAGAATGTGCGGTTCGTCCAGCTCACCCCGCCCGGATCGGCCTGCTCGATCGCCGTCGGCGAGGGCCTGGTCGACACCCCGCCCGGCTCGGTGCACGGACTGCAGATCGTCATCGACGACGCCGACGCCGCCCACGCGGAGCTGTCGGCCCGCGGTGTGCCCGTGAGCGAGGTGCAGGATCTGGCGTGGGGGCGCTTCGTGTACTTCGCCGATCCAGACGGCAACGAGTGGGCGCTGCAGCAGCTTCCGCAACGCGGCTGA
- a CDS encoding tripartite tricarboxylate transporter TctB family protein, translating to MTAPAEPSAVSADTAPAPKRRDYAQFVVCAVMAAVGVFLVVDALSLTGGFAKVDPVGPRLFPLVIGGGLLVLSVVFAVAILRGSTGEADSGEDVDPNSPGDWKTVGLLVGLFVVTIAFVDVLGWAIIGTVLFAGAATILGSRHWVRNVAIGAVLGFGSFYAFYVGLGIPLPAGILDGIL from the coding sequence ATGACCGCGCCCGCAGAACCGTCCGCCGTCTCCGCGGACACGGCGCCGGCGCCGAAGCGGAGGGATTATGCGCAGTTCGTCGTCTGCGCGGTGATGGCGGCGGTCGGGGTGTTCCTCGTCGTCGACGCACTGTCGCTCACCGGCGGTTTCGCGAAGGTCGATCCGGTGGGCCCGCGACTGTTCCCGCTCGTCATCGGCGGGGGACTGCTGGTGTTGTCCGTGGTGTTCGCGGTCGCGATCCTGCGCGGCTCCACCGGGGAGGCCGACAGCGGCGAGGACGTCGACCCGAACTCCCCGGGCGACTGGAAGACGGTCGGTCTGCTCGTCGGGTTGTTCGTGGTGACCATCGCGTTCGTCGACGTCCTGGGCTGGGCGATCATCGGCACAGTCCTGTTCGCCGGGGCCGCAACCATTCTCGGCAGCAGGCACTGGGTGCGCAACGTCGCCATCGGGGCCGTGCTCGGATTCGGCAGCTTCTACGCGTTCTACGTCGGGCTCGGAATACCGCTGCCCGCAGGCATTCTGGACGGAATTCTCTGA
- a CDS encoding Bug family tripartite tricarboxylate transporter substrate binding protein has product MSRTGSGSRVRALLLLALVGLLVAGCGVTRGEDEGLHRVRMMVPNSPGGGYDLTARTAVKIMEDEDITGRVEVFNVIGAGGTVAMARLMNEAGNDDLMMMMGLGVVGAGYTNGSTARVSDATALAKVVEEQEGILVPADSPLQTIDDFVAAWRADPASITIGGGSSPGGPDHLFPMETARAVGVDPNAVNYVSYDGGGDLLTALLGKKITAGTSGLGEYVDQIEAGQVRVLAVSGNERVEGVDAPTLTEAGVDLTFTNWRGILAPPGLSDGAKADMVEALHKLHDTPEWKEALVKNGWSDAFMTGPEFEQFLRDQDERVSSTLAELGLT; this is encoded by the coding sequence ATGTCGAGAACAGGTAGCGGGAGCAGGGTACGCGCGCTGCTCCTGCTCGCGCTCGTAGGCCTCCTCGTGGCCGGCTGCGGAGTCACCCGCGGCGAGGACGAGGGCCTGCACAGGGTGCGCATGATGGTTCCGAACAGTCCGGGCGGCGGCTACGACCTCACGGCGCGGACCGCGGTGAAGATCATGGAAGACGAGGACATCACCGGCCGCGTCGAGGTCTTCAACGTGATCGGCGCAGGTGGAACGGTTGCGATGGCCCGGTTGATGAACGAGGCCGGCAACGACGACCTCATGATGATGATGGGCCTCGGCGTCGTCGGCGCCGGCTACACCAACGGCTCCACCGCACGCGTCTCCGATGCCACCGCGCTGGCCAAGGTGGTCGAGGAGCAGGAGGGCATTCTCGTGCCCGCGGATTCGCCCCTGCAGACCATCGACGACTTCGTGGCGGCCTGGCGTGCGGACCCGGCGTCGATCACCATCGGCGGCGGTTCCTCGCCGGGCGGCCCCGACCACCTGTTCCCGATGGAGACGGCGCGCGCGGTGGGAGTGGACCCGAACGCGGTGAACTACGTCTCCTACGACGGTGGCGGCGACCTGCTGACGGCCCTTCTCGGCAAGAAGATCACCGCAGGCACGTCGGGGCTCGGCGAGTACGTCGACCAGATCGAGGCCGGTCAGGTCCGGGTCCTCGCGGTGTCGGGGAACGAGCGGGTCGAGGGTGTCGACGCGCCGACGCTCACCGAGGCCGGAGTGGACCTGACCTTCACCAACTGGCGGGGCATCCTGGCGCCGCCCGGGCTGTCCGACGGCGCGAAGGCCGACATGGTCGAGGCGCTTCACAAGTTGCACGACACACCGGAATGGAAGGAGGCCCTGGTGAAGAACGGTTGGAGTGACGCCTTCATGACAGGACCGGAGTTCGAGCAGTTCCTCCGGGACCAGGACGAGCGGGTCTCGTCCACGCTGGCGGAATTGGGGCTGACATGA
- the yaaA gene encoding peroxide stress protein YaaA, with product MLVLLPPSETKSDGGADAPLDLAELSMPQLTETREILVQALVTLAADGEASQLALGLGPTQADEIERNAKLWVSPTRPALERYTGVLFDALDAKSFTRAQKSKALSRLAMGSALFGAVRAGDLIPAYRLSGGSKLPGLGTLRALWKPELSGAITAEADGLVVDLRSGTYQQLGPIPEAVIATVLTEKPDGTRTVVSHFNKHHKGLLARALTVSRAEPHDVRGVARVAAKAGLRVEVASDRELIILTD from the coding sequence GTGCTGGTGCTACTTCCTCCCTCCGAAACCAAGTCCGACGGCGGCGCCGACGCGCCCCTCGACCTGGCCGAGCTGTCGATGCCGCAGCTCACCGAAACCCGCGAAATTCTGGTCCAGGCGCTGGTCACGCTGGCGGCCGACGGGGAGGCGTCGCAGCTGGCGCTCGGCCTGGGCCCCACCCAGGCCGACGAGATCGAGCGCAACGCCAAACTGTGGGTCTCCCCCACCCGGCCCGCGCTCGAGCGGTACACCGGCGTGCTGTTCGACGCCCTCGACGCGAAGTCGTTCACCAGGGCGCAGAAGTCCAAGGCGCTGTCGCGGCTGGCGATGGGGTCCGCACTGTTCGGCGCGGTCCGCGCCGGTGACCTGATTCCCGCCTACCGGCTGTCGGGCGGATCGAAACTTCCCGGGCTCGGCACCCTCCGCGCACTGTGGAAGCCGGAACTGTCCGGGGCGATCACCGCCGAGGCCGACGGTCTCGTCGTCGACCTGCGGTCGGGGACGTACCAGCAGCTCGGACCGATCCCCGAGGCCGTGATCGCCACCGTCCTCACCGAGAAACCGGACGGCACCCGCACCGTCGTCAGCCATTTCAACAAACACCACAAGGGCCTGCTGGCCCGTGCGCTCACCGTGTCCCGGGCCGAACCTCACGACGTTCGCGGGGTGGCCCGGGTGGCAGCGAAGGCCGGACTCCGGGTCGAGGTCGCGTCGGACCGCGAGCTGATCATCCTCACCGACTGA